Proteins found in one Oryza glaberrima chromosome 4, OglaRS2, whole genome shotgun sequence genomic segment:
- the LOC127771053 gene encoding cryptochrome-1 isoform X1 codes for MSVSSSSMGGGGGGDAGGRTVVWFRRDLRVEDNPALAAAARAGGEVVPAYVWAPEEDGPYYPGRVSRWWLSQSLKHLDASLRRLGAGKLVTRRSADAVVALLQLVRDTGATRLFFNHLYDPISLVRDHRLKEMMAAEGIIVQSFNADLLYEPWEVVDDEGQSFTMFAPFWNRCLSMPYDPAAPLLPPKRINSGDLSMCPSDDLIFEDDSERGSNALLARAWSPGWQNADKALTAFLNGPLIHYSVNRKKADSASTSLLSPYLHFGELSVRKVFHLVRMKQLVWSNEGNRAAEESCTLFLRSIGLREYSRYLSFNHPCSHEKPLLAHLRFFPWVINECYFKIWRQGRTGYPLVDAGMRELWATGWLHDRIRVVVSSFFVKVLQLPWRWGMKYFWDTLLDADLESDALGWQYISGSLPDGRELDRIDNPQLEGYKFDPHGEYVRRWLPELARLPTEWIHHPWDAPASVLQAAGVELGSNYPLPIVGLDAANARLQEALSEMWQLEAASRAAMDNGMEEGLGDSSEVPPIEFPRELQMEVDREPAQVTANVLTTARRREDQMVPTMTSSLNRAETEISADFMNSVDSRAEVPTRVNFEPRTEREENFRTTAGNVARTNGIHEHNNFQQPQHRMRNVLAPSVSEASSGWTGREGGVVPVWSPPAASDHSETFASDEADISSRSYLDRHPQSHRLMNWSQLSQSLTTGREVENSMQPNWIG; via the exons ATgtcggtgtcgtcgtcgtccatgggcggcggcggtggcggggacgcCGGGGGGAGGACGGTGGTGTGGTTCAGGAGGGACCTGAGGGTGGAGGACAacccggcgctggcggcggcggcgcgcgccggcgggGAGGTGGTGCCGGCGTACGTGTGGGCGCCCGAGGAGGACGGGCCGTACTACCCCGGCCGCGTGTCGCGGTGGTGGCTCAGCCAGAGCCTGAAGCACCTCGACGCCTCGCtgcggcggctcggcgccggCAAGCTGGTGACGAGGAGGTcggccgacgccgtcgtcgcgctgCTCCAGCTCGTCCGCGACACCGGCGCCACGCGGCTCTTCTTCAACCATCTCTACG ACCCGATCTCACTGGTCAGGGACCACCGGCTGAAGGAGATGATGGCAGCGGAGGGCATCATCGTGCAGTCTTTCAATGCAGACCTGCTGTACGAGCCGTGGGAAGTTGTCGACGACGAAGGCCAATCTTTCACCATGTTTGCGCCTTTCTGGAATAGGTGCCTCAGCATGCCGTATGATCCTGCCGCACCGCTGTTGCCTCCTAAGAGAATCAATTCAG GTGACTTATCAATGTGCCCATCAGATGATCTGATCTTTGAGGATGACTCGGAGAGgggaagcaatgcacttcttgCCCGAGCATGGTCACCAGGCTGGCAGAATGCAGACAAGGCACTAACAGCTTTCCTGAATGGTCCTTTGATCCACTACTCAGTGAATCGCAAGAAAGCAGACAGTGCAAGTACCTCCCTCTTATCACCGTACCTGCATTTCGGTGAGCTGAGTGTGCGCAAGGTCTTCCACCTTGTTCGGATGAAGCAGCTTGTGTGGAGCAATGAGGGcaatcgtgcagctgaagagaGCTGCACCTTGTTCCTTCGGTCCATTGGTCTCCGGGAGTACTCACGGTATCTGAGTTTCAACCACCCATGCAGCCATGAGAAGCCCCTTTTGGCACACCTCAGGTTCTTCCCCTGGGTGATCAATGAGTGCTACTTCAAGATATGGCGGCAGGGAAGGACTGGTTACCCCCTTGTTGATGCCGGCATGAGGGAGCTATGGGCTACAGGGTGGTTGCATGATCGTATTCGTGTGGTAGTGTCAAGTTTCTTCGTCAAAGTCCTTCAACTACCATGGCGATGGGGGATGAAGTACTTTTGGGACACATTATTAGACGCAGATCTTGAGAGCGATGCACTAGGCTGGCAGTATATCTCTGGCTCTCTTCCTGATGGCCGAGAACTTGACCGCATTGACAATCCTCAG CTCGAAGGCTACAAGTTTGATCCGCATGGTGAGTATGTCCGAAGGTGGCTTCCGGAGCTTGCAAGGTTGCCAACAGAATGGATACACCATCCATGGGATGCACCCGCATCTGTGCTGCAAGCTGCAGGAGTCGAGTTAGGCTCCAACTACCCTCTCCCTATAGTTGGGCTAGATGCAGCCAACGCCAGGCTGCAAGAAGCCCTGTCAGAAATGTGGCAGCTTGAGGCAGCATCCAGGGCCGCAATGGACAATGGAATGGAAGAAGGCCTTGGCGACTCCTCGGAGGTTCCACCAATTGAATTTCCTCGAGAACTACAGATGGAAGTTGACCGAGAACCAGCTCAAGTAACAGCCAATGTGCTGACAACAGCTCGAAGACGCGAGGATCAGATGGTGCCAACAATGACATCTTCACTAAACAGGGCTGAAACTGAGATTTCTGCCGATTTTATGAACAGTGTGGACAGTAGGGCAGAGGTACCAACCCGTGTGAATTTTGAGCCTCGAACTGAGCGGGAAGAAAATTTCCGTACCACTGCCGGAAATGTTGCTAGAACAAATGGTATTCATGAGCACAATAATTTCCAGCAACCTCAGCACCGTATGCGAAATGTTCTAGCACCATCTGTATCAGAGGCATCAAGTGGCTGGactgggagagagggaggcgtAGTCCCAGTTTGGTCGCCTCCTGCAGCATCAGACCATTCAGAAACTTTTGCCTCTGATGAAGCTGACATTTCTAGTAGGAGTTATTTGGATAGGCATCCACAGTCGCACCGGTTGATGAACTGGAGTCAATTATCCCAGTCATT GACAACAGGTCGGGAAGTGGAAAATTCCATGCAACCAAATTGGATCGGTTAG
- the LOC127771053 gene encoding cryptochrome-1 isoform X2 — MSVSSSSMGGGGGGDAGGRTVVWFRRDLRVEDNPALAAAARAGGEVVPAYVWAPEEDGPYYPGRVSRWWLSQSLKHLDASLRRLGAGKLVTRRSADAVVALLQLVRDTGATRLFFNHLYDPISLVRDHRLKEMMAAEGIIVQSFNADLLYEPWEVVDDEGQSFTMFAPFWNRCLSMPYDPAAPLLPPKRINSGDLSMCPSDDLIFEDDSERGSNALLARAWSPGWQNADKALTAFLNGPLIHYSVNRKKADSASTSLLSPYLHFGELSVRKVFHLVRMKQLVWSNEGNRAAEESCTLFLRSIGLREYSRYLSFNHPCSHEKPLLAHLRFFPWVINECYFKIWRQGRTGYPLVDAGMRELWATGWLHDRIRVVVSSFFVKVLQLPWRWGMKYFWDTLLDADLESDALGWQYISGSLPDGRELDRIDNPQLEGYKFDPHGEYVRRWLPELARLPTEWIHHPWDAPASVLQAAGVELGSNYPLPIVGLDAANARLQEALSEMWQLEAASRAAMDNGMEEGLGDSSEVPPIEFPRELQMEVDREPAQVTANVLTTARRREDQMVPTMTSSLNRAETEISADFMNSVDSRAEVPTRVNFEPRTEREENFRTTAGNVARTNGIHEHNNFQQPQHRMRNVLAPSVSEASSGWTGREGGVVPVWSPPAASDHSETFASDEADISSRSYLDRHPQSHRLMNWSQLSQSL; from the exons ATgtcggtgtcgtcgtcgtccatgggcggcggcggtggcggggacgcCGGGGGGAGGACGGTGGTGTGGTTCAGGAGGGACCTGAGGGTGGAGGACAacccggcgctggcggcggcggcgcgcgccggcgggGAGGTGGTGCCGGCGTACGTGTGGGCGCCCGAGGAGGACGGGCCGTACTACCCCGGCCGCGTGTCGCGGTGGTGGCTCAGCCAGAGCCTGAAGCACCTCGACGCCTCGCtgcggcggctcggcgccggCAAGCTGGTGACGAGGAGGTcggccgacgccgtcgtcgcgctgCTCCAGCTCGTCCGCGACACCGGCGCCACGCGGCTCTTCTTCAACCATCTCTACG ACCCGATCTCACTGGTCAGGGACCACCGGCTGAAGGAGATGATGGCAGCGGAGGGCATCATCGTGCAGTCTTTCAATGCAGACCTGCTGTACGAGCCGTGGGAAGTTGTCGACGACGAAGGCCAATCTTTCACCATGTTTGCGCCTTTCTGGAATAGGTGCCTCAGCATGCCGTATGATCCTGCCGCACCGCTGTTGCCTCCTAAGAGAATCAATTCAG GTGACTTATCAATGTGCCCATCAGATGATCTGATCTTTGAGGATGACTCGGAGAGgggaagcaatgcacttcttgCCCGAGCATGGTCACCAGGCTGGCAGAATGCAGACAAGGCACTAACAGCTTTCCTGAATGGTCCTTTGATCCACTACTCAGTGAATCGCAAGAAAGCAGACAGTGCAAGTACCTCCCTCTTATCACCGTACCTGCATTTCGGTGAGCTGAGTGTGCGCAAGGTCTTCCACCTTGTTCGGATGAAGCAGCTTGTGTGGAGCAATGAGGGcaatcgtgcagctgaagagaGCTGCACCTTGTTCCTTCGGTCCATTGGTCTCCGGGAGTACTCACGGTATCTGAGTTTCAACCACCCATGCAGCCATGAGAAGCCCCTTTTGGCACACCTCAGGTTCTTCCCCTGGGTGATCAATGAGTGCTACTTCAAGATATGGCGGCAGGGAAGGACTGGTTACCCCCTTGTTGATGCCGGCATGAGGGAGCTATGGGCTACAGGGTGGTTGCATGATCGTATTCGTGTGGTAGTGTCAAGTTTCTTCGTCAAAGTCCTTCAACTACCATGGCGATGGGGGATGAAGTACTTTTGGGACACATTATTAGACGCAGATCTTGAGAGCGATGCACTAGGCTGGCAGTATATCTCTGGCTCTCTTCCTGATGGCCGAGAACTTGACCGCATTGACAATCCTCAG CTCGAAGGCTACAAGTTTGATCCGCATGGTGAGTATGTCCGAAGGTGGCTTCCGGAGCTTGCAAGGTTGCCAACAGAATGGATACACCATCCATGGGATGCACCCGCATCTGTGCTGCAAGCTGCAGGAGTCGAGTTAGGCTCCAACTACCCTCTCCCTATAGTTGGGCTAGATGCAGCCAACGCCAGGCTGCAAGAAGCCCTGTCAGAAATGTGGCAGCTTGAGGCAGCATCCAGGGCCGCAATGGACAATGGAATGGAAGAAGGCCTTGGCGACTCCTCGGAGGTTCCACCAATTGAATTTCCTCGAGAACTACAGATGGAAGTTGACCGAGAACCAGCTCAAGTAACAGCCAATGTGCTGACAACAGCTCGAAGACGCGAGGATCAGATGGTGCCAACAATGACATCTTCACTAAACAGGGCTGAAACTGAGATTTCTGCCGATTTTATGAACAGTGTGGACAGTAGGGCAGAGGTACCAACCCGTGTGAATTTTGAGCCTCGAACTGAGCGGGAAGAAAATTTCCGTACCACTGCCGGAAATGTTGCTAGAACAAATGGTATTCATGAGCACAATAATTTCCAGCAACCTCAGCACCGTATGCGAAATGTTCTAGCACCATCTGTATCAGAGGCATCAAGTGGCTGGactgggagagagggaggcgtAGTCCCAGTTTGGTCGCCTCCTGCAGCATCAGACCATTCAGAAACTTTTGCCTCTGATGAAGCTGACATTTCTAGTAGGAGTTATTTGGATAGGCATCCACAGTCGCACCGGTTGATGAACTGGAGTCAATTATCCCAGTCATTGTGA